Proteins from one Sphingomonas sp. HF-S4 genomic window:
- a CDS encoding response regulator transcription factor has translation MRILLVEDDPDLGPAIARALRQENCAVDLAANGIDAGHLGDTEHYDAAVLDLGLPGKDGFTVLREWREAGRTLPVLVLTARDGWSDKVAGFKAGADDYLTKPFRVEELTMRLRALVRRAAGHAATRITSGPLAFDAQTGQFELDGLPLRLTALEWRVLSALTLAKGVVIERLDLLERVYEGDADTDSNSLEVIIGRLRKKIGAELIETVRGRGYRLYESAPS, from the coding sequence ATGCGCATCCTGCTAGTCGAAGACGATCCCGATCTGGGCCCCGCCATCGCCCGCGCGCTGCGGCAGGAGAATTGTGCCGTCGATCTGGCGGCGAACGGAATCGATGCCGGGCATCTTGGCGATACCGAGCATTATGACGCAGCCGTTCTCGACCTTGGCCTGCCGGGGAAGGACGGCTTTACCGTGCTGCGGGAGTGGCGCGAGGCCGGCCGCACACTGCCCGTGCTGGTGCTCACCGCGCGCGATGGCTGGTCCGACAAGGTCGCAGGGTTCAAGGCGGGTGCGGACGATTACTTGACCAAGCCGTTCCGGGTCGAGGAACTGACGATGCGGTTGCGCGCGCTGGTCCGGCGGGCCGCGGGACATGCTGCCACGCGCATCACCTCCGGACCACTCGCCTTTGACGCGCAAACCGGGCAGTTCGAACTGGACGGCCTGCCGCTTCGACTGACGGCGCTTGAGTGGCGCGTGCTTTCCGCACTGACCCTCGCCAAGGGCGTGGTGATCGAGCGGCTCGACCTGCTCGAGCGCGTCTATGAGGGCGATGCGGACACCGATTCCAACAGCCTGGAGGTCATCATAGGCCGGCTGCGCAAGAAGATCGGAGCCGAGTTGATCGAGACGGTGCGCGGGCGCGGATACCGGCTCTACGAGAGCGCCCCATCATGA
- a CDS encoding sensor histidine kinase, translating into MLALSATATLVALLLAGVIVAGILGRVVTQGIDRRLDAQLALIATAVGKDGTLDRTRLRQVQGALDAGPGWRWRVEAPALELGSEDFPQIEAGRPEHLTGAGGRGHVRPIEGLSRDGDAVHGRALRLETPGGAVTIFATAPRDIIERPVRDALLPLLGMLATIGALLGLAALSQIRLGLRPVRRLRDGVAAVRDGSIERVDEAQPEELRPLAEELNALVRDNAAALASARASAANLAHALKTPVATLALDLRDDPRAAQVERIDTTIRHHLSRARLDSSSIRAVTRVAPALEALVHTISQLHASRNITVEVDSARDYAVAIGPSDFDELLGNLIDNAARYARTGVAIEVQPDGRMLRFEVSDDGPGIPAAERDRATAPGVRLDERGDGHGFGLAIARELAALHGGALKLEEAAQGGLAATVTLPMSKRTMP; encoded by the coding sequence ATGCTCGCCTTGTCGGCGACCGCGACGCTGGTTGCGCTGCTGCTGGCCGGTGTGATCGTGGCGGGAATTCTCGGGCGCGTGGTGACACAGGGCATCGACCGCCGCCTCGATGCCCAGCTCGCGCTGATTGCTACGGCGGTCGGCAAGGACGGCACGCTGGACCGCACGCGCCTGCGCCAGGTGCAGGGCGCGCTCGATGCGGGGCCGGGATGGCGTTGGCGAGTCGAGGCGCCCGCCCTGGAGCTCGGATCCGAAGATTTTCCGCAAATCGAGGCTGGGCGGCCGGAGCACCTGACCGGTGCAGGGGGGCGTGGTCATGTACGGCCGATCGAGGGGCTGAGCCGTGATGGCGATGCCGTGCACGGTCGCGCGCTGCGCCTGGAAACGCCTGGCGGGGCAGTGACGATATTCGCGACAGCGCCGCGGGACATTATTGAGCGTCCGGTTCGCGACGCGCTGCTTCCGCTCTTGGGGATGCTGGCGACGATCGGCGCCCTGCTAGGCTTGGCGGCGTTGTCGCAGATCCGGCTTGGCCTTCGTCCCGTCCGCCGCTTGCGCGATGGGGTCGCTGCGGTCCGTGACGGGAGCATCGAGAGAGTCGATGAAGCACAGCCTGAAGAACTTCGCCCGCTTGCCGAGGAATTGAACGCGCTTGTCCGCGACAACGCCGCGGCTCTCGCATCCGCTCGTGCGTCCGCCGCCAATCTCGCGCATGCGCTCAAGACCCCGGTCGCGACGCTGGCTTTGGACCTGCGCGATGATCCGCGTGCGGCGCAGGTCGAGCGGATCGATACGACGATCCGGCACCATTTGTCTCGCGCCCGGCTGGATTCGTCCTCGATTAGAGCGGTGACTCGCGTGGCGCCGGCGCTGGAAGCATTGGTCCACACAATATCGCAGCTCCATGCGAGCCGAAATATTACGGTCGAAGTGGACTCAGCGCGCGATTATGCCGTTGCGATCGGCCCGTCCGATTTTGACGAGTTGCTCGGCAATCTGATCGACAATGCTGCGCGATACGCGCGCACAGGCGTCGCAATCGAAGTTCAGCCCGACGGCCGAATGCTTCGGTTCGAAGTTTCCGACGATGGACCGGGGATTCCGGCCGCGGAACGCGACCGTGCGACCGCTCCGGGCGTCAGGCTGGACGAGCGTGGCGACGGCCATGGCTTCGGGCTTGCCATCGCGCGGGAACTCGCCGCACTTCATGGGGGCGCACTGAAGCTCGAGGAAGCCGCCCAAGGCGGCCTCGCTGCAACGGTTACGCTTCCCATGTCCAAGCGGACTATGCCGTGA